The nucleotide sequence cccccacaacccTCCCTTCCAGTTGGCCCAGCGCGGCCAGCCGGAGTTTGCAGAGAGGTAACTCCCTTTGGCTACAAACTGGCGAGCTAGCTGCACGTTGCAAAGACGGCTCTGGGAAGCCAGGCGATCGGGGAGCCGCTTCAGCACTGAAGCCGGGACCTGGTTAGTTAGGAAGCACGCGGGTCTGGCCCCCAGGTTCCCCTCGttccctctccacctccccctgcccctccctgtaCCCCGCCAGTTTCCAAGGCCAGAGATCAAAGGATAAAAAGACAGTCACGGCTTTAGTagccaaaacaacaacaaccaaccgcaaaacaaaccaaaaccaaaaaccaaaccaaaccaaaaagacCATAACTGGGTCCCTATTTGCACCTGTTTCAGGGGACACTGAACTTGAAGGCAGagggttttccttttttctttttccccttcaagATTTGAGCATCTTTTGAATCTACCCTCCAAAGTATTTAGGAACAGACTGTGAGCCTAGCAGGGCAGATCGTGTCCAGCGCGTGTTTTCCTCTGCAAGAGACTTTGAGACTGTCAGAGCGCTTTCGTGTGGTTATTTCTGCAAGTTTCCTCCCCAGGAGCTTCCCGCAGGTGGGCAGCTAGCTGCAAGGACTACCGCATCACAGCCTGTTGAACTCTTCTCAGCAAAAGAAGGGGAGGCTGGATAAAGGAATTAGGTGGAAGATTCAGCCAAGCTCCAGGATGGAGGTGCAGTTAGGGCTGGGGAGGGTCTACCCCCGGCCACCGTCCAAGACCTATCGAGGAGCTTTCCAGAATCTGTTCCAGAGTGTGCGCGAAGTGATCCAGAACCCGGGCCCCCGGCACCCTGAAGCCGCGAGCGCAGCACCTCCCGGCGCCCATTTGCAGCAGCAACAGGAGACCAgtcccaggcagcagcagcagcagggtgAGGATGGCTCACCTCAAACCCAGAGCAGAGGCCCCACAGGCTACCTGGCCCTGGAGGAGGAACAGCAGCCTTCACAACAGCCCTCAGCCCCCGAGGGCCACCCGGAGAGCGGTTGCGTCCCAGAGGCCAGAGCCGCCTTGGCCGCCAGCAAGGGGCTGCAGCAGCAGCCACCAGCACCTCCGGACGAGGATGACTCAGCTGCCCCATCCACGTTGTCCCTGCTGGGCCCCACTTTCCCAGGCTTAAGCAGCTGCTCCGCCGATCTTAAAGACATACTGAGCGAAGCCGGTACCATGCAActccttcagcagcagcagcagcagcagcagcagcagcaggaggtagTATCAGAAGGCAGCAGCAGCGGGAGAGCGAGGGAGGCAGCCGGGGCTCCCACCTGCTCCAAGGACAGTTACCTAGGCTGCAGTTCGACCATCTCGGACAGTGCCAAAGAGTTGTGTAAGGCAGTGTCCGTGTCTATGGGCTTGGGTGTGGAGGCATTGGAGCATCTGAGCCCTGGAGAACAGCTTCGGGGAGATTGCATGTACGCCCCGCTCCTGGGAGGTCCACCCGCTGTGCGTCCCACTTCTTGCGCCCCGCGGGCGGAATGCAAAGGTTCTCTGCTGGATAATGGCCCAGGCAAGGGCACCGAAGAGACTGCTGAATATTCCCCTTTCAAGGCAGGTTACGCCAAAGGGCTGGATGGCGAGAGCCTGGGCTGCTCTGGCAGCGGCGAAGCCGGGGGCTCCGGAACGCTTGAGCTGCCATCCACTCTGTCTCTCTACAAACCTGGAGCAGTAGACGAGGCAGCAGTTTATCAGAGTCGCGACTACTATAACTTTCCGCTAGCCCTGCCCGGGCCGCCGCCCCCTGCGCCGCCTCCCCATCCTCACGCCCGCATCAAGCTGGAGAACCCGCTGGACTATGGCAGTGCCTGGGCCGCGGCGGCGCAATGCCGCTATGGGGACTTGGCGGGCCTGCACGGCGGGGGTGCAGCGGGACCTGGCTCAGGCTCACCCTCAGCCgctgcctcctcttcctggcaCACTCTCTTCACAGCGGAAGAAGGCCAGCTGTATGGGCCCTGtagcgggggcgggggtggcagcGTAGGCGAGGCAGGTACTGTAGCCCCCTATGGCTACACTCGGCCACCTCAGGGACTGGCTGGCCAGGAAGGCGACTTCCCCCCACCCGATGTGTGGTATCCCGGCGGCATGGGGAGCAGAGTGCCCTATCCAAGTCCCAGTTGTGTCAAAAGCGAGATGGGTCCCTGGATGGAGAGCTACTCCGGACCTTACGGGGACATGCGGTAAGTTTCTCCTACTAGGAATGTCTTTCAGGTTAGAGTCAGTCTGTGTTCTGAGGCATCTATCCGTTCCTTCCCGCGTGAACAGTCTGCCCCTGCGAGAGCTCAACAGGGTTTCATAGGAAGGGCCGCCCTAAATCTGGAGCCTTCGCTGGACTCCTGGCCTGCCAAAAATTCGGTCTTCGCGGTCTGAACCCTCACTGTGCGCCCCAATCCCCGCCGCTGTGAGTCCTGGATGCTGGTGCCTTTCCAGATTCCTTGACAACCCTCCCAACTCCAGCCTCCTAAAATCCTCACTGCCTAGAAGTACTCCATGTCCTGAGGGCTCTAAACTTGAACCCAGTTGCAAGGACCACCTTGGAAATAAAGGTGTTAAGCCCTTCActactttttctcctctcctcccctaaATCTGAGAACCTGGACAAGAAATTTGGACAGTTTCTCCGGTTAGGGTCTGTTAGAGTTTGCCCTCCAGCCTGTTGCCAGTCTTGCCAGGTTAGAGGCAAAAAGACTGGCCCAAGTTTTTCTCAGCCCGCTTCCACCAAAGAGATAAAATGGAGTGCCTGTATTCTGGGAAGAAGGTGGTCTCTGGGTTCTGAGGGCTGTTCTGTGAAGAAGGGGTGAAGTCCCTTTCCTGGCAACAACTGAAAACTTGTCCCAGGGTTGGAGTTCAGCGGAGAGAATCCAACCAGGCACAATTAGAGCAGGCAAAGGTAGGGGAAAACCAAAGGACAGCTTTCTTGGTAAACACTGGGCAGGATTTGCCCTCACAGGTTGACTATGTTGGAAGCAGCTCCTTGGGTCGGTTTTCTCttataaagtatttattttctctgtggattATAACAGATCACAGTCCCCTACTTCAAGTTTGCATCAGATCTATAAAGAGGAGAATATTCTTTTAAAGAACAATTTAGCCAGATTTGAGTTGACTTATAAAAgtgttggaaaaaaatttaaaggagttcCTGTTATTCCAGTGTGCTCAGAAATCTGCTTTTGAGTGGGAGGAATGAGGTTCTTCAATATAATCCTTCATTTTAAGGACAtgcttacattttaaaacatgactGTTTTCAACATGCTTACATGCTTACATTTTAAACATGACTGCTACCAAACTGAGTAAGAACTGTTAGGGACCTATGAGCCATAATTTTGCCTAAGAGTTTTAGTTAGGACATGAGCAAAGTGGTCGTCAGTGTGTTCTGGATTATTAAAAATTCCTCCTTACCACagttgttgagcttcttggagaccatgttgaagatttttccccaaaAGCAAACTAAGATATTAGTTTATCTCAGTGAGGAAGGGAATATTGACTGGGGAACTAATTCCTCAGGTCTGCTGGGTAGTGATGTTCCCACGGACTTGTGtcttgttctgtttctgtaactattttcttttctctgtgaccTTTCCAAAATTTCTTTGTTAGCCTTAGCATCTTTGTTTGACAACTTAAATCTATCGGTTTGCCTCCTTTCACTGACACTTCTGTTCTTTGAAGGTTGATAGCACAGTGTTGGCacagaaagaggaggataggacttcataaaatattttttggtggGCTATTGAAGAAACAGCTTCGTACGAGGCTTTACATCCTGTTAGCTTTTTAACGTTTGGCTTACAGGACTTTCAGAGGGTTCATTTATATTGTCAAAGTCTTACTCTGTTAatttggagttaaaaaaaatttcataatgTGGTTATACCATGGGATAAAAGGTCTTCATTTTATAAGAACAGATTTACTCGGCAGGCTTAGTTTTTTCCTAGGGCTATCCTAGTCAGCGGAGCCCTCTTCTACTGTGAACTtttccaggaggaggaggggaaatatCTAAGGAGCTTCTTGACCTACTATGTAACCCAGTCACTGGATCCTTCCTCTTCTGCGTGCACCCCCCCAACCACTAACTCAGTTAACAGGGAAGAAATGAATGATTCCACATATTTGTTGAGATGTGTGTCTTCCAAGACATAACCTGAAATTTTCAGGAGGTGGTTATAGACAACAAAAAGTTCTTCCCATCAGGTGTACAGTAAATTAGGTGATTTTATCCCAGGTCTTAACGGAAAAACTTCCCTATTAAAAAGACCTGCTTAAATTAATGACCTCAACTAGTGAAAATTTAGCAGTATCCAAAGAAAGTACAAGATTATTTAATCTTTCCTGGTTTGCGATTGCTGCACTGGTTGTGGAAGTCTAGTGAAAGGAAAAACTGGTGTTCCTATCTTGTGAGCTGacaaagaattttcatttctaggaTATAGAAAATCCTTGAGTcagttttttgaaaattttcaatttCATCAGAGTGCAGCCAATCCCAATCTAAAAGTTGAAATtgtcttactttctttttctttctctctctttgtaggGGCACAGTTTGGTGAGAGGCAAGGGATTTTTTAAGCCAAAACCAGAACTTCCACCCTCTCTGTATTGCATGCATTATTTGCCAACTTTGAGTTAAAATCTCAAAATCGTAGAGGCTTCCAATAACCTGTTGGATTCCTCCCTTTTCCAATTGTGTGTGTTCATACACATTAGTTAATTGTAGGGGGGATTCTTTTTAACTTTAGTAATTTCTTGAATAACTTTATACATCTACAGTGTTtctgcagggaggagagaggccgaacgtgcccccccccccccgctttttTACTTAATTTAGCATGTGGTCTGAACAGAAGGAATAGTAAAAAGTGATGAGGCTTGTGTACAACCCTGATGATATTTTATGGACCTGCCTTCTTTCAGAGATCAAACAAGACCACAGCTTTCTTAATTGACCACTGTCCCACTTGACAGAAGTAGAGCCCCTTATATCCCAGCAAGCAGAACAATaatatgacaaatatttattcttgGGAGTTGAGGTCCAGGAGAGGCTGTGTAGGAATTAGAGTTGGGGTTTAGATAATTTATCCAGAtacaaaaagaacattttaatttttcttttggtaatttATTCTGGTCTTCATTATAGGTAGTATTTTTGTAGTGCTTTGAGATTGGCAAATCCTGCCTTTCTctattggttattttttaaaaagacattttattaattcctctttctatcttctctctACTCCTCAGTTATTAAGCAGCTTTTTATGACTATCTTGTGAGGAgcagtttgtctattttgtaaaGCAAAAGTTTGCTTTGGGACCAAGATAGACTGACGGTCTATTGTTCGTAGGGCTTGAGTGTCAATACGTTGGAAAGTAGCATCCTTTCTCCATGGTCAACAAATAGGTGGTGAGTTCTGTCTGGGTACCAGTAATCAGAACCTGAGGACCAAATAACCACACTGCGTCGTTCCCTATTTGGAAATATGTACAAGAGGTAGGGATGGAAGGCTCCTCTTGGTTGTCCAGAAAGTATTTCTCTCAGCTCAGCCAAAGGTTAACATCAGTGagaaatattttccaagaaaTCTGCAGCCTTCCGATTGCAGGGTCACTTTGGGGTGCTTTCTTGCCAGTGCTAGTTTTACGTCATCAGACTTCCGTTCTTTGAGCTGTAAACTTTGATATAATATATTGAATTTACTcacacttttaattttcttttttaagtgtttttcttccctgtattaattttctcatctggtgtacatatatgcatttaaaacagAATTCTTTGGTCTCCTGAGTCTCACTTGTACTATGGCGGCTCTTGGTGGGATTATGTGAGTTGAAGTTAAGGACATggacaattttattattattattattattatcattattagttTCATGGTAACATCAAGACCACCAGTTCCGTCGGAACTCTGCTTAAGCAGGGAGCAGAATGCTGGATGGGTGTGGCAAGCAAGGGGCTTATTTTATAACCAAATCTGAAATCAtgattctgaaaaacaaaaagcaaacaaaaatcgaGTTTTGCGAGGTTagttggagaggaaaaagaaacctcTCCCTACCACTTACTCTTCcaccattttctctttgtctgcagcTTCCTTAAGTGCTGCCTGTCCCTGATTTTCTTTCATTCCACTCCTTTCATGTTTTTGACATTGAAATATAGATTCTCTCTACTTTTCAGGATATTTTTCTCATTACACTTGTGGCATGCTccgaaagaatttttttttttttaaatctggagaGTAAGAGATCAGATCAACCCCAGAACCTCTATTTTAAGACTGCATGACTTTGAAGGGATTGCAAAATGAATAGCGAGGCTTTTCTACCTTGAGGTGAGAGCCTGATTCAACAGCTGCTGAGGGAGCTGAACGAGATGGCTTGAGGACTTGGCAATGTAATGAAGTATTTTTCCGGCtgctgtctctcttgatttctgtctctctctctctctactggcCATTTTGGCAACCCTTTCTCAAAGCCTGAGAATAACTGAGCCCTCTTCCCTCTGAGAAAGCTCTGTTTGGGTCAGACCTCCGCTGCACTTTCACAAGCAATACCTAATCTGTTTGTGAGGTTGCTTGCTACAAGTGTACTTTCATGCTGATGTTAGATGTAAGTTAAtcatttgaaaacaaagaaagatattaAATTATTCTACCTCAGACTCCCCCTGCCAGCATTCCATCAAGTTCTGAGATGTTGAATTCCGAGTAAGCTATTCTCGTCCTAAACacaaaattgacttttttttcgTTGCTTGTAAAGTTCTGAACAGTTACCAATAGTGGTTGGCATTCGTCATATTGAAGAGAATGATGAAATTTCATATCTATATACCAACCTTTTCGAAGAAAAGACCAAGGGTCTTCCAGTTTATTCACCAGCACTTACGTAAGTTTGAGTAGGCTAGGAGAGTGCTTAATGAACACCTCTTTGCTAGTTGTGGGAGTAGAAATAGTTGCGTTTTCTGTAACATTTGTTCACCACGGCGGGGAACCTCTCTAGAGCAGTTTTTCTGATGGTATTTTAGACTGTTGTTCAGTAAGGGCTACTTTCAGTGGCTGCTCATAGAGATGACATACTGTGATTTATACATAATTCCTTGCAGATTGATGGGTGCCACCACCCCTTCTCCTTCACACTGATTCAGTTCCTGCTGCCAACCCGCAGGCCACAGTAGGGTTGAGAGTCGCTCATCTAAATAAGCTTATAGCTCTGAAGTGCTGCTTATTTGAGAATGCTGCCAATTTACATCATGCAGTacctgagttttatttttttaataacagctttattgagacataattcacaatctgtaaaattcacccatttaaagtgtacagctcaatggtttttagtgtattcagaGTTAGACAAActtcaccacaatcaattttagaatgttttaatcACTTAGCAGTCAACTCCCACCCCCAACTCTGAGCAACTatcaaccaccaatctacttttggtctctatggatttgcttattctgacatctcatataagtggaattatgcagtatatagtcttttgtgactagcttctttcacatagaataatattttcaatgttcatccatgttgaggCGTACCTCagtacctcattcttttttataccCAAATAACGTTCCATTATATAGATCTATCTGATCTATTTTATCTATCTGTTCATCATTTGATGGACATtagagttgtttccaccttttggctattatgaataatactgctgtgaataTTCACGTACAAGTTTTTTTTTGTGAAagtgttttcaattcctttgggtacatacttaggagtggagtttctgggtcatatggtgactctgtgtttaacattttctttttcattttcattttattttttattttgttgagctCATAATAGTTtctaacattgtgaaatttctgtcgtacattattatttgttgatcactgtatatatgtgccccttcacaCTTTATGCCTGCCCccaacccacttcccctctggtaatcactaatctgttctcttggtccatatatttgtttaatgaatgataattttttaaaaaattactgttgtttattttctgattatagaagtaattattgtttattatggaaaatagagaaaagttatgacataaatttacaaaattacaaaataaaacaagtcaTCTCTAATTGCACCCTGAGACATAACCTCTTGCTTTGTAAGGTTCttccagtttattttttccctgagtatatatatatttttttcttcaattatttttttattgagttcataatagtttacatcaatgtgagatttcagttgtacattatttcttgactgtcaccacataagtgcacCCCTTCATCCCCTGTACCCACcccccactctccttcccctggtaaccactgaactatattctttgtccatgtacgagtttatattccacatatgagtgaaatcatctggtgtttgtctttctcagactggcttatttcacttagcataattccctctaggtccttccatgttattgcaaatgggatgaatttgtctttttcttggctgagtagtattccattgtgtgtgtgtgcgcacgcgcgcgtgtgtgtgtgtatgccacTCTTGTTTGTCTAATCATTgatcaatgggcacttgggttgcttccatgtctcggctattgtgaatagtgctgcaatgaacatagggctgcatatgttactttggattgttgatttcaagttgttagggtagatatccagtagtgggatagctgggtcatatggtatttctatttttagatttttgaggaatctccatactgttttccatagtgggtgcaccagtttgcattcccaccagcagtgtatgaaggttctcttctctccacaccctctccaacatttattatttttagtcttagtgattatagcctttttaacaggcgtaaggtggtatcttaatgtagttttgatttgcatttccctgatgattagtgatgttgaacatcttttcatgtgtttattggccatctgtatatcttctttggaaaaatatctgttcatccaatctgcccactttttgatccagttgtttgctttcttattgttcagttgtgtgagttccttatatataatggagattaaccccttatcagatatatgatttgcaaatattttctcccagttggtgggttgtctctttgttttcagCCTCGTTTCtttggccttgcagaagctctttagtctgatgaattcccacttgtttattttttcttttgtttcccttgtctgagaggaagattagtcctgagctaacattggttgccaatcttcctcttttttcgcttggggaaggttagccctgacctagcatctgtgccagtcttcctccactttgtatgtggatggctgccacagcatggctgacaagtggtatacgtctgtacctgggatccaaacctgcaaaccctggccgccaaagtggagcatgcctaacttaaccactatgccatggggccaacTCCTGTGTTTATTAACCTTTTGATAACtcccaaactgttttcaaaagtggctgccctattttacaatcccaccagcaatgtatgagttccaatttcttcacatatctgccaatacttgttattgtctgtctttttaattatagctgtcctagtgggtgtgaagtggcacctcaatgtggttttgatttgcatttctctaatgactaataatattaagcatcttttcatgtgcttattggttatttgtatatgttctctggagaaatgtctattcagatcctttgttcattttcaattgggttatttgtctttttattactgaattgtAAGAGTGTTGTTTAGAccttctggatacaagtcctgtAACAAATTATGATTTGTGAATATCTTATCACATTCTGTgcattgtctttttactttcttgatggtatccattgaaacacaaatgtttttcgttttgatgaagtctaatccatttttttcttatgtagCTTGTGATTTTGATGTCGtatctaagaaggctttgcctaatccaagatcacaaagatctACATCTAGGTttccttttaagagttttatagttttagctgttaAATTTAGGTTTCTGATcaattttgagttggtttttatATAACTCACAAAATGTGactaggggtccaacttcatgtTTTTGCATGTAGATTTCCGGTCATCACAGTACTATTTGCTGAATCTTTTCCCTTTTAACTGTCTTGGCACCCTTTGTGtaaaatcagttgactgtatatgtgaaggtttatttctggatccTGAACTATAGTCCATTGATCTTAtaccaatactacactgtcttaaCTACTGTATGGTTTTTAGTAAGTTTTTAAATGAggaagtgtgagttctccaactttgttcatcATTTTCAAGATTATTATTGGCTATTCTAGGCCCCTTGaatttctgtatgaattttaagatcagcttgtcaatttctacaaagaagctgATTGAGAttctgatagagattgcattgaatctgtacatcagTTTGGGGagtgttgccatcttaacaatgttaagtcttctgaCCCATAACcattatttaggtcttctttgctTTTGTCAAAAATGTTTCCTAGTTTTAAGGGTATaagttttacatttcatttgttaaatttattactaaatattttaattgttgatGCTATTATGAATGAAAGTGTTTTCTTAATATCCATTTTAAATTGTTCATTGCcaatgtatagaaatataattgatttttatatattgaccttgtatcctgcaaccttgctgaaagTACCTGAATTTTGAATGCCTCTGGGATTTAAAAGGCAGAAGGTTTCTGGGGCTGgctccacggccgagtggttaaagttccacatgctccacttcaggaacctggggtttgcaggctcGGATcgagggtgcagacctactccactcatcagccatgctgtggaggcgtcccacatacaaagtagaggaagattggcacagatgttagcccagggctaatcttcctcaagcaaaaaaagaggaggattggcaatggatgttagctcagggcaaatcttcctcacacatacgcACAGAAAAGGCAGAAGGCTTCTGCTGCTGTGCTGAAAGTTAAAGCATAGTTTGTGTCATCCTGTATCAAGTCTTCATGGGGACACTTTTCCTCAGCTATGAATTGGAATTGGCAATACCAGCCCTATCCTGGGTGAATAGAAGAATATCTCTAAAATTTTCACATCTTTAGAGAATAGTAGGAAGAATCCTAATAAGGTTTATACAGTTAATAGTCCTCTTTTTAGTATTTGGGTTTGGGAACTATTAGCAAGGGGATGAGGAATAATAATCATTTCTATACAGAAAACTAAAATGAAGAGGTAACAAATGCAAACAAGGCTAAAGAAATCACTAGCTGTATTTGGCTTAtgtttaggtttgtgtaagtagcTGGAGtcatagttttatgtttttatgtttatctttGCATAAAGTAAATGCCGCCACTCCTTCTGGTGTGTatttctagatgaggaaatggtTCATTTACTCTCATATAATTTGGGCTTCTTTTCGGGAATGCAGTCCATAACTATGAAGCAGAGACAAGATTCACCTATAACAGGACTGAACTTCGACCTCGTTAACACCCTAAGCTAAGAGTCATATCTAAACAGCTATAGCTATTGTGTCCTGATAATGGTAAGTGAACTGCAGGCCGCCAAACAAAAGGTCCTATTGTGGCATAGCTGTTTTTAGAGATGACTCTAATAAAGTGATTTCTAAAAAGTATTCGTCAACCACTTTTCATTAAGCACCTGCTATATGACCAGTTGTGTGCTAGGAGGAGATCAGAGTAAAGGGGACACAATTAAGGGAAAATATTGAGTTCACTGCACTCAAGGAGCTTAtagctattaaaaaaacaaaaacaaagtagaaTGGCACCACCATGATGCCAGTATGATGACATGTTGGATTGTATggtacagattttttaaatgtaagcatTCAGAAAAGAAATGGATTGATGTAGGCTGAAGTGGTCAGCAGTGTTACCAGTGGCTACCTGTTATCCTTTATGGATTAGGTGGGGACATCATTGAACTCAAGCAATGGATTATAGGTCTTGGTGGATATGTCAAACACTAGGAGGTGGTACCTCTGGAAAGACAATAAAGAGTAAACCCAAGTAAGGGGTTgaaatctatttctccttttccaacCGTGCTACCCCAGTCAAGTTAGTTAGTTTCTTTCTCATCTAGAAATACACACCAAAAGGAGTAGTGGCATTTACTTTCTCCAGAGAACaacatataaaaacataaaattatgacTCCAgctgcttacacaaacctaatgGCTATACCATTGCACTTTTAGGAACATTTTTCAATATCTTCAACTATACAAGTCTGCAATAATTTGAGGAATTAAAATTGAGGGTGATTAGTGGGTCTAAGTTTGGCATGACAGCAATGAAGATGCCCAGTGTGGTGGCCATATCAAGAATTATTaattcgg is from Equus asinus isolate D_3611 breed Donkey chromosome X, EquAss-T2T_v2, whole genome shotgun sequence and encodes:
- the AR gene encoding androgen receptor, with product MEVQLGLGRVYPRPPSKTYRGAFQNLFQSVREVIQNPGPRHPEAASAAPPGAHLQQQQETSPRQQQQQGEDGSPQTQSRGPTGYLALEEEQQPSQQPSAPEGHPESGCVPEARAALAASKGLQQQPPAPPDEDDSAAPSTLSLLGPTFPGLSSCSADLKDILSEAGTMQLLQQQQQQQQQQQEVVSEGSSSGRAREAAGAPTCSKDSYLGCSSTISDSAKELCKAVSVSMGLGVEALEHLSPGEQLRGDCMYAPLLGGPPAVRPTSCAPRAECKGSLLDNGPGKGTEETAEYSPFKAGYAKGLDGESLGCSGSGEAGGSGTLELPSTLSLYKPGAVDEAAVYQSRDYYNFPLALPGPPPPAPPPHPHARIKLENPLDYGSAWAAAAQCRYGDLAGLHGGGAAGPGSGSPSAAASSSWHTLFTAEEGQLYGPCSGGGGGSVGEAGTVAPYGYTRPPQGLAGQEGDFPPPDVWYPGGMGSRVPYPSPSCVKSEMGPWMESYSGPYGDMRLETARDHVLPIDYYFPPQKTCLICGDEASGCHYGALTCGSCKVFFKRAAEGKQKYLCASRNDCTIDKFRRKNCPSCRLRKCYEAGMTLGARKLKKLGNLKLQEEGEASSATSPTEEPTQKLTVSHIEGYECQPIFLNVLEAIEPGVVCAGHDNNQPDSFAALLSSLNELGERQLVHVVKWAKALPGFRNLHVDDQMAVIQYSWMGLMVFAMGWRSFTNVNSRMLYFAPDLVFNEYRMHKSRMYSQCVRMRHLSQEFGWLQITPQEFLCMKALLLFSIIPVDGLKNQKFFDELRMNYIKELDRIIACKRKNPTSCSRRFYQLTKLLDSVQPIARELHQFTFDLLIKSHMVSVDFPEMMAEIISVQVPKILSGKVKPIYFHTQ